The genomic segment CTCCAGCAGAATACTCGATATAAAGAACAAGCAAGGTCACAAGAAAGATACAATAATTCTCCAAGCCGCGCGCCCAGTTCCCCGCGGCAGCTTTGAGTAGCAACtatcgccctcgccgccccctGGTCTTCAGCCTCATCGAATCCCCGGGATACGCTAGCCATCTAAAAGCCCCGCCTCTCCCACAACCCGGCTTACAACCAGCAAATGCTTCGCCTTTGAACATCGATCTTTTGATCAATCACACTCGCTTTTTGGATTCAGAGAGAGAACTGAAGGAATCGGGAAACGCGGAAACTTGCTCACCTACGATCGCTACTTAGTCATCAGGGACTGGGAACGAAACAGAAGAAGCTGTCTCGacgaaaggaaaaagagggaCGAACCAAAGGACTACAGAAAGAGACGTAAGAGGAATCCCGCCGAGTCCCGTTATCAAGCATTGCTGCATCATTTGCAATCGTTGTTGTCAACCCCCTTCCAACCAACCAAGGCATCTGAGCATCCCGCTGCCGGTCGCTTACACATCCAACCACACTCGCGTCACTTTGCATCGCGTGCACCGGACTCATCGACTCATCTTCGCGGTATAAAAGTCAGTCTCGGGGACTCGGCACTTTGCTGTTCCCGGTAACGACACTACGCTCGCTTCCCTGCACGGCCGTCCGTCCGTGTATATCTTGGTGTATGTATATTCCATATTCGTCTCATGGTCGCCAGACTGACAACGTCCAGTTCTTTCTATTTTATTTTAACACTCTCTCGACCCGCGCTCACAATGGCCGGTCCTGGTGGTGGTCCTCCCCGCCGCAGCCACACCAAGTCCCGCAAGGGCTGTGATACCTGCAAGCGCCGCCACATCAGATGTGATGAGAGCTTCCCCCAATGGTATGTTCGCCAATATGTGCTTTGTTTTTATTTTCGTTGCAGCTCCAGCTGACTTGAGCAGCCGCAACTGTACTAAGCATAAGATCCGCTGTCCCTACAACGACATGCCCATTCCCGAGGACAGGTCAGCGACCCCTGACAAGCCCGATCTCATGTGGACtcccgaggtcgaggcggcAATCTCGCTGTGGCAACAGACGGGGCGCTTTCCTTTCCCCAACCTCAACATCTACCCGGCGCCGAATCCCCAGTACCTCAACGTCGAGGATCTCCGATTGATCTACCATGTGGCATCAATCTGCGATGAACTGGCCGCCTTTGATGCCAACGGCTTTACCCTCTGGACTCGTCAGATCCCGACGTGAGTAGGAACTTCTTTACCTGACACAAAGCGCACTGGGCTGATCTAAACCCCTCCCAAAAAATAGCATCATCAAGATTGGCGCTACGAACGCCTATGTCATGCATGCcctcttggccttctcggccacgCACATTGCCTTCCTCACCGACTGCCCCCTGGTCGGCAACATGGCATACGAGCACCGCGGCGTTGCCCTcaagggcctgcaggaggCTATTGGCACATTCAACCACGAGACATCGGACGCCGTCTTGGCTGCCTCCCTTGTCCTGTCGTGGCAAGCAACGGACTGGTAGGCAAAACACCTGATGCAGCCGCCCGCACCCATGGGGCCCGCGCTAATACATTTTTCAACAGGCGAAGCTGGACCCAGCTCATGCAAGGCACCTCCTCGGTAAGCCGCAGACGAGTGTACTCTGCCGTGAGTCGAGGCTCGGGCAACATGGCTAACCTCCGCTCGTTTTAGGTCATCGAAGCCATGGACTCATGGAAGCACGAGTCCCAATTTGGCGACTTTATTGCCGAGAGCTGCACGTTCCCAACCGCTCCCGCGTCGCCCAGCCCGGACCACAAGCCGAGCCAGCCACGCAAGGAGGACCTGGACGCCTTCAACCGCAccctgcagcagctccaaAAGGTGGAATCACATCTCAAGCACAGCAAGGAGGACACCAAGTCGATTCAGCAATTGACCAGCTTTCTCAAGGGCGCCCGCAAGGTCAGCCCGACGCTCAACGTCTCTCAGCAGTTTGAGCGCCTGCGCCCTCTGCGCACCTGGCTGTTTTGGCTGCCCGTCATGTACCTCAAGCAGACGGCTGGTTCGCCGAGCGctctcatcatcatcgcccacTACTACACGGTGGCTCTGATGATGGAGCGTCTCTTCCCCGAGATCGGCGCCGCCTATTTTGGCAGCCTGTCCATCGgccccgtcgaggagatcgcccgccgcctcctaTCTATCAACATCTCGGGCAGCCTCGACGGTGACCTGCAGACGCCCCTGACGCTCATGGAGTTCCCCATCGACACGGTCAACGAGTTCCGCTCACGCATGGGCTGGATTCAGCCGGCGCGTACGCCCTCGTTCCCGCAGTTCAACCCGCCCAACTTTTACATGAGTGAGCccgtgccgctgccgccggtcAGCGACTCATATCTGTATGGCCAGAACCCGGCCTTCAGTTACAGCACCGAGTCCCTGCAGATGCTCAACGCTGAGTCGGGCCCGCCCAGCAACGTCTCGCCTCTTGTGCTGTCGTCACCCTTTGTCAACTCGCAGTACCTCAACATCCCCAGTCCCAACTACGGCGGCTACAGcccggcttcgtcgacctTTGAGGGCTCCGTCGCCTATAGCGACAACGATGAGTATGGCTCGTACGACGGCTACGACATGAGCGGCATGCCTACCCCCATGGTCGGCGGCCCAAGCAACCACTTTGGCGTCGGGTTCGTCTCTCCCACCCAGCCCGTGTGGATCTAGAAAGgccctgcccctcctccatGGCACCCTCGATAACCACTACGGCTTTCAACTCAAAGAAATGATGCACACCGCTTGGAAAGAATGCCCGGATTGACCGCCGATCAGGATGCCGACCACCCCCACATACCCGCCACCGGACGACCCGACCGtcctggcctcctcgctgCACAcgctgcccccctccccgttcCTCCACCCTGAACAGTTCGGCATGCTCCCCCTGCCCGAGTCTCCCGTCTTCCGCGCCACACCGTTGTCCCACCACAGGCACACGCCCTCGTCTTCAGTCACCGGCGAGTCGCCTCGGTCCGTCAGCGCGCCGTTCCCTCTGCGCCACGCCTGGGTACCTTCGACGCCATCATTCCAGTTCGACAACATCGAGAAAGGCAAGGAGCGGGAGACGTAAAGCCGTCTTGCGCCCCAGCCTTCCCACCTCGATACCCCTTTTGGATTTGCAAAACACCCTTTAATAATGCTGCATCGACACAATAAACGCCAATGTACACCACGCTCCTTTTGAGAAAGAGACAATACGCCGAGCCCCGGAGCCCCGAGCCAGACTCGACGCCTTCCCTGGCCACGCCCAACATGACACTCCTTTGTTACCAACTACATACGGCCTCGACGGtaacacacacatacacacacactatAGCGCTAATCTACGACGACACTCCTTTCTGATTCTCTCGAAGATGATACCCCTCCACGCCATACACAAGCACCAAAATATAGACGTTCCTTACGGCATCACATGATACCCCTACTGCATCACACTCCTTATCACGACGTTACGAACCTCTCCCCCAAACCAAAAAGCATTTTTCGGATTAtagaaggggggaagggaagaaaagacTCACACTCCTTACGGATTAACATTGGCCACAACAATCCAAACTTGCATAGCGATTTGTTTTTCGTGTTTGATGCAAAACACAACACAACCAACACTCGGCGTTCTAGGGGAAACAACAATCACCACCACACGGGGAAAGGATGAGCTTTTGATCTCTCCGAACATCTGCATTGGGCGGCGTTTTATTTTGATTTCTTGATATTTGTTGCTGTTAATACCGGGACGGAGGCTTGACTCGCCGGAGAGCAAGcttttatttatttattgTAGCCATGAGAATTGCGGGAAACAGTCTTGGATTTAATGGAGCCTTTCAACAGCCCGCTGGTGATTTTCTCAAGTGTTGGGCTTTTCATTTTTGTAATGATCTTGGACTTCTTTTGATAGCTTGGGCATGTTCCTAAACTTTGCTCACAGATGAAAGAGACACGGAAGAATACAGAACTTGATTGACGCACAAATACTTGACTGACACTTTTCTGTGTTTCCTTAACTTTGGGGACGTGGACATGTCTTCAGCCGGATTGAAGCTACCCCAGATCGTTGCACCATGTAGTGCCGTTTCTTTTCCAAGTTCCGATCCCCATGAGCCACGTCTATCTGCAATCATGGATGGACGCATTACTTGCGAGCCAGGTCCGGGGGGTACATACAGACTGGGGTTGTTGCTTCATGCTAGTGGAAAAGGAGGAAAGACATCTAtgttttttgttttccttgtttctttccccccccccacccttTCTGCTTGCTTTTGCTTTTCACTTACACGAGAGTGACCGATTCAGGACTTGGACGTCGCGTgtgtcgcccggtttgatCGTCTCGTAAGCGTTGTCCGCGTTACTGGTTCTGGCCCTCCCTGCGTTTGTCTTGATTAGGGCTCTCTGATTGAGAAAGGGGGGGCAATGCTATCTTGCCCGGTTGGGAATTCAGGGAACAGGGTTCGTCTGGGCTAATCCTCCCCTTTGTTTTCTTCCGTTTCTCATCTTTtatccccccctccattttcttccctcctccttctggTTCTTGCGGGGCCCGTGAAGATATTGCTTTTTCCCCCAGTGAGTGTCTCTGCTGCTGGTCACGGGCTTCAACgggggaaagagggggggggggggtaaagCGCGACACGGCACCGCCTCAAGGGTCGAAGGGtggcaaggcaaggcaagggTGGGCTGAAGCTTGGCGGGGTGATggacggccgccgcggcctgTTCACATCGGACCCGAGGGCCTCGTGATACTGGAGGTCATCAAACAGACACTTCAGAACACACACAACGAGTTCGTGACTcaaggggagaggggaaagggCTGGCCAGCCCTTCAAAATCCGGCGGACCAAGACGGCACGACCAGATGCTGATGAGTTAGCAGCATGGCGTTGTTGTTAGTGACGTCGGGGGCTAGCCATGCCCCCTTGAAGCTCCTCTTGCGATTTGTCAACTCCcatatccccccccctcccttttaGGGTCGACATCGAAAAGGTATTTGTCAAGCTCTAACCGGCCTCCGTCTCTTGCACTTGAATTCCAAAGGCTACTGCTGTCGCAGAAAGAGGCCAAAAACTCCATTCCCATCACCCGGCGGGGCGTGTTGGCGTAACCCTATGCTAAGCTATCTACCCTATCTACCTATCTACGACGGCGAGCCCTGTCCCTTTTCGCATGCATCATGACGCCTTCGCTAACCCCCGCAATCGGCCGTGTTTAAACTTCAactcctctccctctctcatGGTCTCGTCTCTCCAGCCAGTATGTTGTCTTTCGAACTctagcagcagctcgacCCCATTATCAGATCCTCCACAAGGAACCACAACCATGGTCCGCTTACCCAAGGAACAACGTTGTCTCGACATTGCTCCGTCCCTCCCAGAAACACCCTGTCGTCCCATGATGCTGGCTCCGTCGATAATGCGAGATTGAAAAGCATGAGAAACAGAAAGGAAACGACCCCATTTTGACTCCTCCCTGAATCACTTGTCGcggaaaaagaagaagagccaACCACTTCACGTCGAGATTCCATCAGATTCTTTCTTTCGATGCGATTCTTCTTGTGGCCCAATTACAAGCATTTTTTTTTTgatccttcttcttcgctcCCGTGATATGtatttttcttcctctcttgCTAAAAAAAAAGCGTCGTCATCACTCATTCGTAAGGGACGCCTCGATGGTATTTTCCTCCCCGTATCATATCAAGAGAGCTCGCTCAATTGGGCCTGGATTCTTCGTTCAACGTCGACTTCGTACGCGCGCATTCGAGATGGGTCCACATGCTCCAGTCATGTGGAGTAGTACGCGCGGAGTGCCTGCTGGTCCTGCGGTTGCATCTGGTTCACGAAATCGTTGAACTGGGGAATCAATTCCCGGTACATGTTGATGACCTGACCTATGTTAGCCGTGGACGTCTCAAACGGGACCTGATGTGCTGACCTTTTGAAAATGCTCGTGCAATTCGTGCTTGATCGGGTTCTTGAGGTTGATATCCCGGTACCTCGCGATGGCAACGAAGAGCTGAGGCAGCGCCTTCTCCATGGCCTGCGGGTTCTGTCCCACAACCAGGGTGAAGCCCTTAAACGCTGTGGCCTTCTCTTCCAGAAACTCGACGTGCTCCATGGCTGACAAGAAATCGTCGGCAAAGGTTGGCAGGAGAGGGGCGAGGATCTCCGAGTTGTggagaccaagacgaccgaGGGCAATGGCCGCGTTCTCACTAACTGCGGCCTGCACGCCAGGGTTCGAGATGATCTCGACGAACCGCTGGAGTAGCTCGGGTACAAAAGGAGAGATGGTCTTGCTGTTGACCATGACGATCTCGCCGGCTGACCAGCATGCGTTATTGACGACGCTGAAGCCGCTGTCGATCTCCTCATCGAGGATGTTATCCAAGTCCAACTGCTTAAGCAGGATGGGGAAGATGGAGGGTAGGTGCTTCTCGAGCTGGGGGAAGACGTATCTCGCGCAGTCTCCCAGCAGAGCGTACGCCGACTGCCGAACGTCGTCCTGGGGGTCCTCCAGACAGAAGCTGAGAAGTTCGAAGAAGGTTCCCTCAGAGCCCCTGACCAGCTCCTGCTTCTTGTCTTCCTCCAGAGACTGAATGGTGGCACTCAGCAGGTCGAGACTCGTGACGAGGAAGTCCTTGTCAGGAGAGTCCAACTTGGGGTTGTTAGTAGCCTGCAGACTCTGCTCGAGGTTTGTATGGATGATGTTGACACATCGTGTAAAGATCGGCTGCGCGTACGGTGTAAAGGCAGAACCGAGCGCCATGGCCACGTAGGACAAACACTCCAATAGGGGGAACAGCTCACGCGagtcgtcgccgaccttTTGATAGCGGTCGATCAGCGCAGGCATCAGCAGGCTCATCGCATTGGGCTGCGCAATGACGGGGCCGATGTTCTCCGCTAGGGTCTGCACGCAGTCGTAGAGAATGTACATGTTCCTATCCTTGTACCGTGCGAAGCACTGGACGAACTGCTGCAGGATCGGTATGCAATAGGGCTCGAGAAccttgccggccttctcTTCCAAGTTGGCAAAGGCAgacgcggcggcctcctggaccttcttgttcttgtcgagCATCTTACGCAGGATGCCGTCCATCATGGGCTCGAAAAAGGTGGCCTTTTGGTTGGGGCCCTGGAGGTTGGCCGCCCACTGTGAATAGCGGCCGAGAGTCCAGCAGGTGATTTGCCTGACAATGGGCTCGCTATCCTcaaggagggagaggaggtaGGGGACAAGCTCCGGTAGATGGGGAGTGACGGCGTTGATGGTaccctcggcgacggcgcccagagcgaggacggcggcctctCTGTACTGCCACTCCTCATGCTTAAGATTGCTGGTCAGGTAGGGCAGGATGGCGGTAAAGACAGGGTCGGAAAAGTCCCTCGCGAAGAcgtcgagagcggcggcagagCACTTGCGGATGGTCCAGCGCTCGTCGGggttctcgtcgccgtcgtcaaggtcgtcgatctcgccctcctccaggtcgtcgtccatgcTCGCCAGCTTCTCGTAGGCGTTGCCGTTCTGGGCGTggtcggccgaggcctcg from the Colletotrichum destructivum chromosome 10, complete sequence genome contains:
- a CDS encoding Putative importin-beta domain, armadillo-like helical, importin beta family, which codes for MAWQPTPESLSQLATCLKDSLSGFDKNAQKQAELMLTQAKSSPDINNYLAYLFSSAEPPQGVQCTAQDYHLVRSAAAIMLKNNVRTAYKQIPEPSLALIKMAVPMGIQDRNSQIRNYAGNIATEIIRRGGILSWPELLPQLLSLISNETGQVSNEGQEGAMSAMAKICEDNVKVLEREHNGSRPLNFLLPKFIDATKSELPKVRAKALTAINVFTPRKSQAMLNNVDNLLNHLFILAGDQHPDVRRQVCHAFVQLVETRPDKLQPHIAGLVDYIITQQRSDDEDLACEAAEFWLAVGEHEDLWRALTPYLDKIIPVLLECMVYSGEDIALLGGASDDEEEEDREEDIKPQFAKKSATRGKGGEASADHAQNGNAYEKLASMDDDLEEGEIDDLDDGDENPDERWTIRKCSAAALDVFARDFSDPVFTAILPYLTSNLKHEEWQYREAAVLALGAVAEGTINAVTPHLPELVPYLLSLLEDSEPIVRQITCWTLGRYSQWAANLQGPNQKATFFEPMMDGILRKMLDKNKKVQEAAASAFANLEEKAGKVLEPYCIPILQQFVQCFARYKDRNMYILYDCVQTLAENIGPVIAQPNAMSLLMPALIDRYQKVGDDSRELFPLLECLSYVAMALGSAFTPYAQPIFTRCVNIIHTNLEQSLQATNNPKLDSPDKDFLVTSLDLLSATIQSLEEDKKQELVRGSEGTFFELLSFCLEDPQDDVRQSAYALLGDCARYVFPQLEKHLPSIFPILLKQLDLDNILDEEIDSGFSVVNNACWSAGEIVMVNSKTISPFVPELLQRFVEIISNPGVQAAVSENAAIALGRLGLHNSEILAPLLPTFADDFLSAMEHVEFLEEKATAFKGFTLVVGQNPQAMEKALPQLFVAIARYRDINLKNPIKHELHEHFQKVINMYRELIPQFNDFVNQMQPQDQQALRAYYST
- a CDS encoding Putative zn(2)Cys(6) fungal-type DNA-binding domain, fungal transcription factor; protein product: MAGPGGGPPRRSHTKSRKGCDTCKRRHIRCDESFPQCRNCTKHKIRCPYNDMPIPEDRSATPDKPDLMWTPEVEAAISLWQQTGRFPFPNLNIYPAPNPQYLNVEDLRLIYHVASICDELAAFDANGFTLWTRQIPTIIKIGATNAYVMHALLAFSATHIAFLTDCPLVGNMAYEHRGVALKGLQEAIGTFNHETSDAVLAASLVLSWQATDWRSWTQLMQGTSSVIEAMDSWKHESQFGDFIAESCTFPTAPASPSPDHKPSQPRKEDLDAFNRTLQQLQKVESHLKHSKEDTKSIQQLTSFLKGARKVSPTLNVSQQFERLRPLRTWLFWLPVMYLKQTAGSPSALIIIAHYYTVALMMERLFPEIGAAYFGSLSIGPVEEIARRLLSINISGSLDGDLQTPLTLMEFPIDTVNEFRSRMGWIQPARTPSFPQFNPPNFYMSEPVPLPPVSDSYLYGQNPAFSYSTESLQMLNAESGPPSNVSPLVLSSPFVNSQYLNIPSPNYGGYSPASSTFEGSVAYSDNDEYGSYDGYDMSGMPTPMVGGPSNHFGVGFVSPTQPVWI